From Vibrio aerogenes, a single genomic window includes:
- a CDS encoding sulfotransferase family protein translates to MKRPNLYILGGQKCGTSALAHFLAQHPDIYLPKRKEAHIFDHPDIEPTDFGQLDLAYQDFFADSRSETYACDATPIYGYWSELLTLIANYSPDTKVIFMVRDPVERAVSQYMMETNRGDESLPMLRAFLKESDRLSMAYDSRREWTSPARWASYLERGRFQQQVEAIYAAFSRENVLILHNDDLRYSHHDTMRSICAFLNIPYYETEPEAVFSGSYRKKNLTDCLARAYARWKLKDEIQFVRQFRQSDIK, encoded by the coding sequence ATGAAACGTCCTAATTTATATATTCTGGGCGGGCAAAAGTGTGGTACAAGTGCTTTGGCTCATTTCCTTGCACAGCATCCTGATATTTATTTGCCAAAACGCAAAGAAGCCCATATTTTTGATCATCCTGATATTGAACCGACTGACTTTGGCCAACTTGATCTTGCTTATCAGGATTTTTTCGCCGATTCACGGTCAGAAACCTATGCTTGTGATGCAACACCTATCTATGGTTACTGGAGTGAATTACTCACCCTGATTGCTAACTATAGCCCTGATACCAAAGTGATATTTATGGTTCGTGATCCGGTAGAAAGAGCGGTTTCTCAATATATGATGGAAACGAATCGAGGAGATGAATCTTTGCCTATGCTTCGGGCTTTTCTGAAAGAGTCTGACCGTTTGAGTATGGCATATGATTCCCGAAGGGAATGGACTTCCCCTGCCCGTTGGGCATCTTATCTGGAACGTGGCCGTTTTCAGCAACAAGTTGAAGCGATATACGCTGCATTTTCCAGAGAAAATGTACTGATTCTGCATAATGATGACTTGCGTTATTCCCATCATGATACCATGCGCAGCATTTGTGCATTCCTGAACATTCCATATTATGAAACCGAACCTGAAGCTGTATTTTCCGGGAGTTACCGGAAAAAGAATCTGACGGATTGTCTGGCAAGGGCTTATGCCCGCTGGAAATTAAAAGATGAAATACAGTTTGTTCGTCAGTTTCGCCAATCTGATATTAAATAA
- a CDS encoding glycosyltransferase produces MNENLSATRDSEKSRRVVVVLGMHRSGTSALTKALNVLGVSLSENLMPEGEFNPKGHWEDLDIVAINEKLLGHLGLMWFTPQQPEINFNDPMIASLLDDAVTLVTQRVQMYPLWGFKDPRTPFLLSFWQEVFRTGNIHADYIFIHRNPLDISRSLHQRNCFSHRHSYLLWLMHTAVQLPRLKGESIHWMTFEQLITSPSLVLDDLKSFLDISDVSQTVLNDYCKQFIDRSLNHSMTSATDLQGDSDAFQPVPEYHLLLERLAHEAFSLEQWFETEYSAELQESLKSSLEVQKEHWLMVRDTVMALFESRVLNTEIKDQLKHSGLRCEQLQIDSRNRQAELNISIEKLRTEIRDTHGRLSDSLQELAEYQKALHDEKAAKAEYIEETQKERLRLHDEIEQHRHALNAVYHSTSWRITKPVRQAKVLLERASGIPALVQKHGGIVSLTKKVIRVLRQQGLSGLRYKAQQEALIDYGQWLERYGTVSDLQRSEMKKRVESLNNLPLISILMPVYNPPVAYLTEAIESVRAQIYPNWQLCIADDASTDPKVWQVLSEYAEKDARIQVIKREDNGHISRTTNSALEIAEGEFIALMDHDDKLAPDALFWVSEKIFEQKDVAMIYSDEDKITADGVTRYDPNFKSGWNPALLLSQNYVSHLGVYRTELAREIGGFRTGFEGAQDWDFTLRFVENIRQHQIAHIPRILYHWRAIEGSTAVDEEEKPYALEAGLKAVEEHLQRQQKIAVVSRHPERHYARVQYQIPADAPKVSIIIPTRNGLDVLSVCLESVLEKTTYPNYEIIIVDNGSDCKDTLDYLRNLSEKDERVSVIRDDSPFNYSALNNKAAAAASGDIITLLNNDIEVITPDWLTEMVGYAIQPENGAVGARLWYPDDTLQHGGVILVGGVAGHAHKHLPKGMPGYSCRAIVPQNFSAVTAACLVIRKEIFDELGGLNAENLSVAFNDIDFCLRVQEAGYFNVWTPYAELYHYESKTRGFEDTPEKIARFQKEVEYMQNRWGTLLLQDPCYNPNLTLAREDFSLAEVPRV; encoded by the coding sequence ATGAATGAAAATTTGTCTGCGACCCGCGATTCAGAAAAATCCAGACGTGTTGTTGTTGTGCTGGGCATGCACCGAAGTGGTACCAGTGCGCTGACTAAAGCGTTAAATGTATTGGGTGTTTCTTTAAGTGAAAACCTGATGCCTGAAGGAGAGTTCAATCCCAAAGGACACTGGGAAGACCTGGATATTGTTGCCATCAATGAAAAATTACTCGGGCATTTGGGGTTGATGTGGTTTACACCACAACAGCCTGAAATTAACTTTAATGATCCAATGATCGCTTCATTACTTGACGATGCTGTGACTTTGGTGACTCAAAGAGTTCAGATGTATCCTTTATGGGGATTTAAAGATCCGAGAACGCCTTTTCTGCTATCTTTCTGGCAAGAAGTTTTCCGTACAGGAAATATTCACGCTGACTATATTTTTATTCACCGAAATCCTCTTGATATCAGTCGTTCGTTACATCAGCGAAATTGCTTTTCACATCGTCATTCTTATCTTCTGTGGTTAATGCATACTGCGGTTCAGTTGCCTCGCTTAAAGGGAGAATCCATACATTGGATGACATTCGAGCAACTCATCACGTCTCCTTCTCTGGTGCTGGATGATTTGAAGTCATTTCTGGATATTTCCGATGTGTCCCAGACAGTGTTAAATGACTATTGTAAGCAATTTATTGATCGTTCATTAAACCATAGCATGACGTCTGCGACAGATCTGCAGGGGGATTCTGACGCATTTCAGCCGGTGCCGGAATATCACCTGTTGCTGGAACGATTAGCTCATGAGGCATTTTCACTGGAGCAATGGTTTGAAACAGAATACAGTGCAGAACTTCAGGAAAGTTTAAAGTCTTCCCTTGAAGTGCAGAAAGAACATTGGTTGATGGTTCGTGACACAGTGATGGCACTTTTTGAATCTCGTGTTTTGAATACTGAGATCAAAGATCAGCTAAAGCACTCCGGGCTCAGATGTGAACAGTTGCAGATCGATTCCCGGAATCGTCAGGCGGAATTAAATATTTCAATCGAGAAGTTACGTACCGAGATAAGGGACACGCATGGCCGTTTAAGTGATTCATTGCAAGAGTTGGCTGAATATCAAAAGGCACTTCATGATGAGAAAGCAGCGAAAGCTGAATATATTGAAGAAACACAGAAAGAGCGATTACGTCTGCATGATGAAATTGAACAGCACCGTCATGCCTTAAATGCGGTTTATCATTCGACCTCATGGAGAATCACCAAGCCTGTTCGTCAGGCGAAAGTATTGCTGGAAAGGGCATCGGGCATACCAGCCTTGGTGCAAAAGCACGGTGGCATTGTCAGCCTGACAAAGAAAGTGATTCGTGTACTTCGGCAACAAGGTTTGAGTGGGTTACGTTATAAAGCACAACAAGAAGCATTGATTGATTATGGTCAATGGCTGGAGCGTTATGGCACAGTTTCTGATTTGCAAAGATCAGAGATGAAAAAGCGGGTTGAAAGCCTGAATAACTTACCACTGATTTCTATATTAATGCCCGTCTATAATCCGCCAGTCGCTTATCTTACAGAGGCGATTGAGTCTGTTCGGGCTCAAATTTATCCGAACTGGCAGTTATGTATTGCCGATGACGCATCAACCGATCCGAAAGTGTGGCAAGTCTTATCCGAATACGCTGAGAAAGACGCCAGAATTCAAGTGATAAAGCGTGAAGATAATGGTCATATTTCCAGAACGACTAACAGCGCACTGGAAATCGCTGAAGGTGAGTTTATTGCGCTGATGGATCACGATGACAAATTAGCACCGGATGCGTTATTTTGGGTTTCTGAAAAGATTTTCGAACAGAAAGATGTGGCCATGATTTATTCCGATGAAGATAAAATTACGGCCGATGGTGTGACCCGCTATGATCCAAACTTCAAATCGGGCTGGAATCCAGCGTTGTTACTCAGCCAGAACTATGTTTCTCATCTGGGGGTTTACCGCACCGAACTGGCCAGAGAAATTGGTGGGTTCAGGACGGGCTTTGAAGGGGCTCAGGATTGGGACTTTACGCTCCGGTTTGTTGAAAATATTCGTCAACATCAGATTGCTCATATTCCGCGAATTTTATATCACTGGCGGGCAATCGAAGGGAGTACTGCGGTCGATGAAGAAGAAAAACCTTACGCGTTAGAAGCCGGGCTAAAAGCGGTAGAAGAGCATTTACAGCGCCAGCAAAAAATTGCGGTTGTCTCCCGGCATCCTGAACGTCATTACGCGCGGGTGCAATATCAGATTCCGGCTGATGCGCCAAAAGTCAGTATTATTATTCCGACCCGAAACGGGTTGGATGTTTTATCGGTTTGTCTTGAATCAGTCCTGGAAAAAACAACCTATCCAAATTATGAGATTATCATTGTCGATAATGGTTCTGATTGTAAAGATACGCTCGATTATTTACGAAATTTATCTGAAAAAGATGAACGGGTGAGCGTGATTCGTGATGACAGTCCTTTCAATTATTCTGCACTGAATAATAAGGCGGCTGCAGCTGCCAGTGGTGACATCATTACGCTTTTAAACAATGATATTGAAGTGATTACACCTGACTGGTTGACGGAAATGGTTGGTTATGCGATTCAACCGGAAAACGGGGCGGTTGGCGCAAGATTGTGGTATCCGGATGATACCTTGCAACATGGCGGTGTGATTCTGGTGGGTGGTGTTGCAGGACATGCCCATAAACATTTGCCCAAGGGTATGCCGGGCTATTCATGCCGGGCGATTGTGCCACAGAATTTTTCAGCGGTGACTGCGGCATGTTTGGTGATTCGGAAAGAAATCTTTGATGAACTTGGCGGGCTCAATGCTGAAAATCTGAGTGTTGCATTTAATGATATTGATTTTTGTCTGAGAGTTCAGGAAGCGGGTTATTTCAATGTCTGGACACCTTATGCGGAATTATATCACTACGAGTCAAAAACCCGTGGCTTCGAAGATACACCAGAGAAAATTGCCCGTTTTCAAAAAGAAGTGGAATATATGCAAAATCGCTGGGGAACGCTGTTGCTTCAGGATCCTTGCTATAACCCGAACTTAACGCTGGCCAGAGAGGACTTTTCTCTGGCCGAAGTTCCCCGGGTGTAA
- the hupA gene encoding nucleoid-associated protein HU-alpha encodes MNKTQLIDFIAEKADLSKVQAKAALEATLGAVEEALKDGDQVQLIGFGTFKVNHRAARTGRNPKTGEEIQIAAANVPAFVAGKALKESVN; translated from the coding sequence ATGAACAAGACCCAATTAATAGACTTCATTGCAGAAAAAGCAGATCTATCTAAGGTGCAGGCAAAAGCCGCTCTGGAAGCAACTTTAGGTGCAGTTGAAGAAGCACTGAAAGATGGTGACCAGGTTCAGCTAATTGGTTTTGGTACATTCAAAGTTAATCATCGTGCAGCGCGCACTGGTCGTAATCCTAAAACTGGAGAAGAGATCCAAATTGCTGCCGCAAATGTTCCTGCATTTGTTGCAGGGAAAGCACTGAAAGAATCAGTGAATTAA
- a CDS encoding glycosyltransferase family protein: MRIIVSTISHHHTEMIIHLASLKKLAKADDIVVLCRDNAKSRELREYCLENNIIYLANHQPQGFARNNNLNFRYYLQNLAPQKDDFFLLLNPDIEITPNTIPELRMSLMTSEKELIVGNLFLERSWMVPDDNIRLYPRFRQFVRTYLFGDRSTMIDRRNQTLPKPGTYWASGAFLALRAGLYQDLGGLDERFYMYCEDIDFSRRALSMGLTIKLAENVKALHWRQRASKKLLSKFFFWHVMSVMKYCCLPRKGKCTAAKSALYEVQPTTPISVPSYPESAVSSAMTQDQLT, encoded by the coding sequence ATGCGAATCATTGTATCCACAATTTCTCATCACCATACTGAAATGATCATTCATCTGGCATCGTTGAAAAAACTTGCCAAAGCGGATGATATTGTCGTTCTGTGCCGGGATAATGCCAAAAGCAGAGAATTGAGAGAATATTGTCTGGAAAATAACATTATTTATTTGGCCAATCATCAGCCTCAGGGATTTGCACGAAATAATAATTTAAATTTCCGGTATTATCTGCAGAATTTAGCACCACAAAAAGATGACTTTTTTCTGTTGCTCAATCCGGATATCGAAATTACGCCAAACACCATTCCGGAACTGAGAATGTCCTTAATGACATCAGAGAAAGAACTCATTGTAGGCAATTTATTCTTAGAGCGTTCATGGATGGTTCCTGATGATAATATCCGCCTGTACCCGAGATTCCGGCAGTTTGTCCGTACCTATTTATTTGGCGATCGTTCAACAATGATCGATCGGAGAAACCAGACTTTACCAAAGCCAGGAACTTATTGGGCCAGTGGCGCTTTTTTAGCACTTCGGGCTGGATTGTATCAAGATCTCGGTGGGCTTGATGAACGCTTCTATATGTACTGTGAAGATATTGATTTCAGTCGCCGTGCTTTGTCTATGGGACTTACCATAAAGTTAGCTGAAAATGTTAAAGCATTACACTGGCGCCAACGTGCCAGTAAAAAATTACTGAGTAAGTTCTTTTTCTGGCATGTAATGAGCGTGATGAAATATTGCTGCCTGCCAAGAAAAGGCAAATGCACCGCAGCAAAATCTGCCTTATATGAAGTGCAGCCAACAACCCCAATTTCTGTCCCCTCTTATCCTGAAAGTGCAGTGTCCTCCGCGATGACACAAGACCAGCTCACTTAA
- a CDS encoding uracil-DNA glycosylase family protein gives MFVKLLKEIRQCRLCEPELPLGANPVIQAHPDARILIVGQAPGTRVHQTSVPWNDPSGERLRQWLQLDRETFYTPERIGIMPMGLCYPGKGHSGDLPPRKECAPQWHGRVRNALHNIQLTLLIGQYAQEYYLKDKPKTLTETVREWHRWSPDYLPLPHPSPRNTLWLRKNAWFESEVLPEIRLRIHQILSDDSV, from the coding sequence ATGTTCGTGAAGCTATTGAAAGAAATACGTCAGTGCCGTTTGTGTGAGCCGGAATTACCATTGGGTGCGAACCCGGTGATTCAGGCACATCCGGATGCCCGGATACTGATTGTCGGTCAGGCACCCGGAACACGGGTTCACCAGACTTCTGTGCCGTGGAATGATCCCAGTGGTGAACGGTTGAGGCAGTGGCTGCAGTTGGATCGGGAAACATTTTACACACCGGAAAGGATTGGAATTATGCCAATGGGGCTGTGTTATCCGGGAAAAGGACATTCAGGGGATTTGCCGCCAAGAAAAGAATGTGCGCCTCAATGGCACGGCCGGGTACGTAATGCGTTACACAATATACAGCTGACCCTGCTCATCGGCCAGTATGCACAGGAATATTATCTGAAAGATAAGCCAAAGACTTTGACTGAAACGGTGCGGGAATGGCACCGATGGTCTCCGGATTATTTACCTTTACCGCATCCGTCTCCCCGCAATACGCTTTGGCTGCGAAAAAATGCATGGTTTGAATCTGAAGTGCTTCCGGAAATCCGTTTACGAATCCATCAAATACTGTCTGACGATTCTGTTTGA
- a CDS encoding DUF1481 domain-containing protein, which produces MKRSTFLTCLSILLFGCSSSQHSPSLKKLEQLSGGERVGDAVSLFWYSDHAGSPYSASDYIQSDFDGGYQTSYRWQGSVLKELVREGTQTASENVLVPFKVHIRFDKNGDAVYQQYRLNGKVLPLSAESLNQYKNQANAIVAAVKKQDKQGLELIQGVWHGDHFETCSGYEYERVEFNQTLPGFVINRLSDLDNYMAFLGKVKNKRVYVDELLVLADEEHECIARPNLIPES; this is translated from the coding sequence ATGAAACGATCTACTTTTCTTACTTGTTTATCAATTCTTCTCTTTGGATGTTCTTCTTCCCAGCATTCTCCGTCTTTAAAAAAGCTTGAACAATTATCCGGTGGTGAACGGGTTGGCGATGCGGTCAGTCTCTTCTGGTACAGCGATCATGCGGGTTCTCCTTATTCGGCATCTGATTATATTCAGTCTGATTTTGATGGTGGATATCAAACCAGCTACCGTTGGCAGGGTTCTGTATTAAAAGAATTAGTTCGTGAAGGAACACAGACTGCTTCAGAGAATGTATTAGTCCCTTTTAAAGTACATATCCGGTTTGATAAAAATGGTGATGCGGTTTACCAGCAGTATCGGTTAAATGGCAAAGTTTTGCCGTTGTCGGCTGAATCGCTGAACCAATATAAAAATCAGGCGAATGCGATCGTTGCTGCGGTGAAAAAACAAGACAAGCAGGGATTAGAACTGATTCAGGGTGTATGGCATGGCGATCATTTTGAAACATGTTCCGGCTACGAATATGAACGGGTTGAATTTAATCAGACTTTACCGGGTTTTGTGATTAATCGTTTATCCGATTTGGACAATTATATGGCTTTTCTGGGTAAAGTAAAAAATAAACGGGTCTATGTGGATGAGCTGCTTGTGTTGGCCGATGAAGAGCATGAGTGTATCGCCCGCCCGAATTTAATCCCTGAATCATAA
- the wecA gene encoding UDP-N-acetylglucosamine--undecaprenyl-phosphate N-acetylglucosaminephosphotransferase, which yields MINGIELLSLFFISVIVLFISRKVAKAVNLVDLPNARKQHQGPVPIVGGIAITICYLFFLSRHTSLMPATSVHILGVTTLAVIGALDDKKGLGIKLRLAVQTLIALLMILGANIKLEYFGFLVGDISINFPSWSYPVTILAVITAINAFNMIDGLDGLLGSLSIIIFSSLAVLLLYHGQTNLAYVCLSLITIISAYLLLNMGLLGKRFRIFMGDAGSMVIGWTVLWFLLQSTQQPLQVIKPVTALWIIALPLMDMVATIVRRIRKKQSPFQADRTHIHHILLKLGLSKTSTLLVLAGISALFSSIGIICDIKNIPDSTMFYTFLTLFGLYNVSVNTLISRINKKAVLLSNV from the coding sequence GTGATTAACGGTATTGAACTTTTATCTCTTTTCTTTATTTCTGTCATCGTACTTTTTATTTCAAGAAAAGTCGCGAAGGCTGTTAACCTTGTCGATCTACCGAATGCCCGAAAACAACATCAGGGGCCTGTTCCCATCGTCGGCGGTATCGCCATTACTATTTGCTATCTTTTCTTTCTGTCTCGTCATACATCATTAATGCCGGCAACATCTGTCCATATATTGGGAGTGACAACGCTGGCAGTGATTGGTGCACTGGATGATAAAAAAGGACTTGGTATTAAACTGCGTCTGGCCGTGCAAACACTTATTGCATTACTGATGATCCTTGGTGCCAATATAAAACTTGAGTATTTTGGATTTCTGGTTGGGGATATATCGATAAACTTTCCTTCCTGGTCATATCCCGTGACCATTTTAGCAGTCATTACCGCTATTAATGCATTTAATATGATTGACGGACTGGATGGTTTATTGGGTTCTCTGTCAATTATTATCTTTTCAAGCCTGGCTGTTCTTCTTCTTTATCACGGTCAGACAAATCTGGCTTATGTATGCCTTTCACTCATTACGATTATCAGTGCTTACCTGCTACTGAACATGGGATTATTGGGAAAAAGATTCCGGATTTTCATGGGAGATGCCGGAAGTATGGTGATTGGCTGGACAGTTCTCTGGTTTCTACTACAATCAACTCAGCAACCATTGCAAGTCATTAAGCCCGTTACCGCGCTCTGGATTATTGCGCTACCGTTAATGGATATGGTTGCAACCATAGTCAGACGAATCAGAAAAAAACAGTCACCTTTTCAGGCAGACAGAACACATATTCACCATATTTTGTTGAAACTGGGACTGTCAAAAACATCAACATTACTGGTACTGGCCGGAATATCTGCATTGTTTAGTAGTATTGGTATCATTTGCGATATCAAGAATATTCCGGATTCAACCATGTTTTATACTTTTTTAACACTTTTCGGACTTTACAATGTTAGCGTCAATACCTTAATCAGCCGTATTAACAAGAAAGCAGTATTGCTGTCAAATGTATAG
- a CDS encoding YjaG family protein, producing MLKNPLQLRLEKLASWQQVTFMACLCERMYPNYAMFCDHTQYAEPNIYRQVLDTIWEYLTVKNAKINFERQLEKLEEIIPATEAFDTYAVYPAIDACEALSSILHCLLDKEIMLDTTLQISSISVGTVAQLEEVQSEQQITNENQKENPAINVEWDVQWAIFRPLKEAKEHDVALIRDLRDELREEGISNIGVQLSK from the coding sequence ATGCTTAAGAACCCGCTTCAACTTCGTCTTGAAAAACTAGCCTCCTGGCAGCAAGTAACATTTATGGCTTGTCTTTGTGAGCGCATGTATCCCAATTATGCTATGTTTTGTGATCATACACAGTATGCTGAGCCAAACATCTACCGACAGGTTCTCGATACTATCTGGGAATATCTGACCGTAAAAAACGCTAAAATCAATTTTGAGCGGCAGCTGGAAAAACTGGAAGAAATCATACCAGCGACCGAGGCATTCGATACTTATGCAGTATACCCTGCCATCGATGCCTGTGAAGCTTTATCATCAATACTGCACTGCCTGCTTGATAAAGAAATCATGCTTGATACGACATTGCAGATTAGTTCCATATCTGTCGGAACCGTCGCACAGCTGGAAGAAGTTCAAAGCGAACAGCAAATTACCAATGAGAACCAAAAAGAGAACCCGGCCATAAATGTGGAATGGGACGTTCAGTGGGCGATATTCCGTCCTCTGAAAGAAGCCAAAGAGCATGATGTAGCGCTTATCAGAGATCTGAGAGATGAGCTCAGAGAAGAGGGAATTTCAAATATTGGCGTACAGTTATCAAAGTGA